From a region of the Agrobacterium tumefaciens genome:
- a CDS encoding ice nucleation-like protein: protein MFSTDEVAAISAKAIAGLATDTLASLSTDNAAALTKTQIAGLSSSQLASLSSESLAAFSTDEIKTISTKALAGLDVTKLSTEGVASLTRTQVAALSSTQFAALSTEQIQVLNSDQVAGLSAAQVGTLSSDEIALFATDEIAAISAKALAGLATDALASLSTDNAAALTKTQIAGLSSAQLGSLSSEQLSTFSTDEIQAISTKAIAGLDVAKLSTENVATLSKTQVAALSSTQFAALSTEQIQALTSDQVGGLSAAQVGTLSSDELALFSTDEIAAISAKAIAGLATDTLASLSTDNAAALTKTQIAGLSSSQLGSLSSEQLNTFSTDEIKAISTKALAGLDVTKLSTENVATLSKTQVAALSSTQFAALSTEQIQALTSDQISGLSAAQVGTLSSDEIALFSTDEVAAISAKAIAGLATDTLASLSTDNATALTKTQIAGLSSAQLGSLSSEGLATFSTDEIKAISTKALAGLDVSKLSTEGVAALTRTQVAALSSTQFAALSTEQLQVLNSDQVAGLSAAQVGTLSSDEIALFSTDEIAAISAKAIAGLATDTLASLGTDNATALTKAQIAGLSSSQLASLSSESLATFSTDEIKAISTKALAGLDVTKLSTENVATLSKAQVAALSSTQFAALSTEQLQALTSDQVAGLSAAQVGTLSSDEIALFSTDEIAAISVNALTGLATDTLASLGTESAAALTKAQIAGLSSAQLGSLSSEQLNTFSTDEIKAIGTKALAGLDVTKLSTENVATLSKTQVAALSSTQFAALSTEQLQALTSDQVAGLSSAQVGTLSSDEIALFSTDEIAAISANAIAGLATDTLASLSTDNAAALTKTQIAGLSSGQLGSLSSEQLSTFSTDEIKAISTRALAGLDVTKLSTENVATLSKTQVAALSSAQFEALSTEQIQALTSDQIAGLSAAQVGTLSSDELSLFSTDEITSISVKAISGLASDALGGLDSTHLDALSSQQLQAMNTAQVEAIINAYKTA from the coding sequence CTGTTTTCGACCGATGAAGTTGCCGCCATCAGCGCAAAGGCCATTGCTGGTCTTGCTACCGACACGCTGGCGAGCCTCAGCACCGACAACGCTGCCGCACTGACGAAGACGCAGATCGCCGGTCTGTCCTCGTCTCAGCTCGCTTCGCTGTCTTCCGAAAGCCTTGCCGCCTTCTCCACCGATGAAATCAAGACGATCAGCACCAAAGCGCTTGCTGGCCTCGACGTTACCAAGCTCAGCACCGAGGGCGTTGCTTCTCTGACAAGAACGCAGGTCGCGGCACTGTCTTCGACGCAGTTTGCAGCCCTCTCGACCGAACAGATCCAGGTTCTGAACTCCGATCAGGTTGCTGGCCTCAGCGCCGCACAGGTTGGCACGCTCAGCAGCGACGAGATCGCTCTGTTCGCGACCGATGAAATCGCCGCCATCAGCGCCAAGGCACTGGCTGGTCTCGCCACCGACGCACTGGCAAGCCTCAGCACTGACAACGCGGCTGCACTGACGAAGACGCAGATCGCCGGCCTGTCTTCGGCTCAGCTTGGCTCGCTCTCTTCTGAACAACTGAGCACCTTCTCAACCGACGAAATCCAGGCAATCAGCACCAAGGCGATTGCTGGCCTCGACGTTGCCAAGCTCAGCACCGAGAATGTCGCAACGCTGAGCAAAACTCAGGTCGCGGCGCTCTCTTCAACCCAGTTTGCAGCCCTCTCGACCGAACAGATCCAGGCCCTGACCTCTGATCAGGTCGGTGGTCTCAGCGCCGCACAGGTCGGGACCTTGAGCAGCGATGAACTGGCACTGTTCTCGACCGACGAAATTGCTGCCATCAGCGCAAAGGCGATTGCTGGTCTTGCCACCGATACGCTGGCAAGCCTCAGCACCGACAACGCAGCAGCACTGACGAAGACCCAGATCGCTGGCCTCTCCTCGTCGCAGCTGGGTTCGCTCTCTTCCGAGCAGCTGAACACCTTCTCTACCGATGAGATCAAGGCAATCAGCACCAAGGCACTTGCTGGCCTCGACGTTACCAAGCTCAGCACCGAAAACGTTGCAACGCTGAGCAAGACCCAGGTTGCAGCACTCTCTTCGACGCAGTTCGCTGCTCTCTCCACCGAGCAGATCCAGGCTCTGACATCCGATCAGATTTCTGGTCTCAGCGCCGCACAGGTCGGAACACTCAGCAGCGACGAGATTGCCCTATTCTCGACCGATGAAGTTGCCGCCATCAGCGCAAAGGCGATTGCTGGTCTTGCCACCGACACGCTGGCAAGCCTCAGCACCGATAATGCAACGGCTTTGACCAAGACGCAGATCGCTGGTCTGTCTTCGGCGCAGCTCGGCTCCTTGTCCTCTGAAGGTCTTGCCACTTTCTCGACCGATGAGATCAAGGCGATCAGCACCAAGGCTCTCGCCGGCCTCGACGTGAGCAAGCTCAGCACCGAGGGTGTCGCCGCTCTGACCAGAACGCAGGTTGCAGCTCTCTCTTCGACGCAGTTCGCTGCTCTGTCGACCGAACAGCTTCAGGTTCTGAACTCCGATCAGGTGGCCGGTCTCAGCGCCGCACAGGTTGGCACGCTCAGCAGCGACGAGATCGCACTGTTCTCGACTGACGAGATTGCCGCCATCAGCGCCAAGGCCATTGCCGGTCTTGCCACCGATACGCTGGCAAGCCTCGGTACCGATAACGCAACGGCACTGACCAAGGCGCAGATCGCTGGTCTGTCTTCTTCGCAGCTCGCGTCTCTGTCTTCCGAAAGCCTTGCCACCTTCTCGACCGACGAGATCAAGGCAATCAGCACGAAGGCTCTCGCGGGTCTTGATGTCACCAAGCTGAGCACCGAGAATGTTGCAACGCTGAGCAAAGCTCAGGTCGCGGCCCTCTCCTCGACCCAGTTTGCTGCTCTCTCGACCGAGCAGCTCCAGGCCTTGACCTCGGATCAGGTTGCCGGTCTCAGCGCCGCACAGGTCGGCACGCTCAGCAGCGATGAAATCGCTCTGTTCTCGACCGATGAGATTGCTGCCATCAGCGTCAATGCACTGACGGGCCTCGCAACGGATACGCTGGCAAGCCTCGGCACGGAAAGCGCTGCGGCACTGACCAAGGCGCAGATCGCTGGCCTGTCTTCCGCACAGCTTGGTTCGCTCTCTTCCGAGCAGCTGAACACCTTCTCGACAGACGAGATCAAGGCGATCGGCACCAAGGCTCTTGCTGGTCTTGATGTCACCAAGCTCAGCACCGAGAATGTTGCAACGCTGAGCAAGACCCAGGTTGCTGCCCTCTCTTCGACCCAGTTCGCCGCTCTGTCCACCGAACAGCTCCAGGCATTGACCTCGGATCAGGTTGCCGGTCTCAGCTCCGCGCAGGTTGGAACGCTCAGCAGCGATGAAATCGCTCTGTTCTCGACCGACGAGATTGCTGCCATCAGCGCCAACGCCATTGCCGGTCTTGCGACCGATACTCTGGCAAGCCTCAGCACCGACAATGCCGCAGCACTGACGAAGACCCAGATCGCGGGCCTCTCTTCGGGACAGTTGGGTTCGCTCTCTTCCGAGCAGCTCAGCACCTTCTCCACCGATGAGATCAAGGCAATCAGCACCAGAGCACTTGCTGGCCTGGACGTTACCAAGCTGAGCACCGAGAACGTTGCCACGCTGAGCAAAACGCAGGTAGCGGCTCTGTCTTCGGCACAGTTCGAAGCTCTGTCGACGGAACAGATCCAGGCTCTGACGTCGGATCAGATCGCAGGTCTCAGCGCCGCACAGGTCGGAACCTTGAGCAGCGACGAACTCTCGCTCTTCTCGACAGACGAGATTACGTCGATCAGCGTCAAGGCAATCTCTGGTCTTGCCAGCGACGCCCTCGGCGGTCTCGACAGCACGCACCTCGATGCTCTCTCTTCCCAGCAGTTGCAGGCAATGAACACTGCACAGGTTGAGGCAATCATCAACGCCTACAAGACAGCGTAA
- a CDS encoding glycosyltransferase family 2 protein — translation MAKISIIIPAYNMANLIGETLESVLRNETDMDIVVVDDASTDQTCDIVEQYAARHANIRLMRSETNTGPGVARNRALASVDSEYCLFHDADDLLIEGAVDTVLPLMDETNIDVAAFRYSVLRTADGGPGEMPPIDKNIWDSVLAGRESAIIDLDSAAQFLVTINYPWNKILRTSFIRRTDWRFSTARINEDILPHWAAYMKAGRFLAVNRSLSIHRLVPGREQHTNTFDERRLEMFSALKDAERLFEDNPLFKAKYYPIFIVFKAGLLEWAHKQLRHDLHGLYREYVAKSYQYFTDEDFDRVYRINPSIALASYRMKHSGR, via the coding sequence ATGGCGAAGATATCCATCATCATTCCGGCCTATAACATGGCCAACCTCATCGGCGAGACACTCGAGAGCGTCCTGCGCAATGAAACCGACATGGATATCGTCGTTGTCGACGATGCCTCCACAGATCAGACTTGCGACATCGTCGAGCAATATGCGGCTAGACACGCCAATATCCGGCTGATGCGCAGCGAGACGAACACCGGACCAGGCGTTGCCCGCAACAGGGCACTGGCGAGCGTAGACAGCGAATATTGCCTGTTTCACGATGCCGACGACCTCTTGATCGAGGGAGCCGTCGATACAGTTCTGCCCTTGATGGACGAGACGAATATTGATGTTGCGGCATTCAGATACAGTGTGCTGAGAACGGCCGACGGCGGTCCCGGCGAGATGCCCCCCATCGACAAGAACATCTGGGATAGCGTTCTTGCAGGGCGCGAGAGCGCAATTATCGATCTCGATTCGGCTGCCCAGTTCCTGGTGACGATCAATTACCCCTGGAACAAAATACTGCGGACCTCATTCATCCGCCGCACGGACTGGCGTTTTTCGACGGCCCGGATCAACGAAGATATCTTGCCGCATTGGGCAGCCTACATGAAGGCTGGACGGTTTTTAGCGGTCAACCGCAGCCTCTCGATCCATCGTCTCGTGCCCGGACGCGAACAGCACACGAACACCTTCGACGAGCGCCGTCTGGAAATGTTCTCTGCGCTCAAGGATGCTGAGAGGCTTTTCGAAGACAACCCGCTCTTCAAGGCAAAATATTATCCGATTTTCATCGTCTTCAAGGCTGGCCTGCTGGAATGGGCACACAAGCAGCTTCGACACGATCTGCACGGCCTCTACCGGGAATATGTCGCGAAATCGTACCAGTACTTCACGGACGAGGATTTCGACAGGGTTTATCGCATTAACCCGTCGATTGCTCTGGCAAGCTACCGAATGAAGCATTCCGGTCGATAA
- a CDS encoding glycosyl transferase → MDLLSVTEALSSAGQKAAAVELYKTWVAFNDNNPAVHLAYFNYAVALSQLGDRAGAVQAFRACLKANPQFAPGHINLGRVLEDAGMIGQAVEQWWQYAETTKHLDAEAIGHRHMTLQNIGRVLEGAGKYGEAEAALLQAFELRPELPESGQHWASLRQRQCKWPVLAPSNHVPARKMVDAMSSLTLSCYADDPMFQLAKAYRYSKTVIGARPDISKFPRRSPKLKSGTGQRLRVGYLSSDLRDHAVGFALVEVLELHDKNSIEVFAYYCGNVRNADSTQERIKASVHCWRDIHGMDDAAAASQIISDEIDILIDVNGYTKDARTKIFAYRPAPVIVSFCGYPGSTGSPFHQYLISDGYMIPPENDIYYSEKVLRIACDQPLDRKRPIAARPTRAEVGLPDDAFVYASFNGMQKITENCFARWMAILSQTPGSLLWLLTGDEDVNQRLRDIAEKCGVASDRLVFAPKVPNPMHIARIGVADLFLDTFPYGAHSTAADAITSGLPVLTMPGKTFAARFCGSIVTAAGVPEMLCSSPEDYVARAIGFERDRKSLLDVRESIARQRETSVLRDIPALARRLEELFWQMQGECERGETPVPDLSNLDLYYEVGAEAVLENIEFEDEQSYRRRYLKKLSQWHDYAPIPYDSRLWQKPDA, encoded by the coding sequence ATGGATTTGCTGAGCGTAACGGAGGCTCTCAGCAGTGCCGGCCAGAAGGCCGCCGCGGTAGAACTTTATAAGACGTGGGTCGCATTCAACGACAACAATCCTGCAGTCCACCTTGCCTATTTCAACTACGCCGTTGCACTCAGCCAGCTTGGCGACCGTGCTGGCGCCGTACAGGCGTTTCGTGCCTGCCTGAAGGCCAACCCGCAATTCGCACCGGGCCATATCAACCTTGGCCGCGTGCTTGAAGACGCAGGCATGATCGGTCAGGCCGTCGAGCAGTGGTGGCAATATGCCGAGACCACGAAGCACCTTGATGCCGAAGCGATCGGGCATCGGCACATGACCCTGCAGAATATCGGTCGGGTCCTCGAAGGTGCCGGGAAGTATGGTGAGGCTGAGGCCGCATTGCTGCAGGCGTTCGAACTGCGGCCGGAATTGCCGGAATCAGGCCAGCACTGGGCATCATTGCGCCAGCGCCAGTGCAAGTGGCCGGTCCTTGCCCCATCGAACCATGTCCCTGCCCGCAAGATGGTCGACGCGATGTCATCGCTGACGCTAAGCTGTTATGCCGACGATCCGATGTTCCAGCTGGCCAAGGCCTATCGCTACAGCAAAACGGTGATCGGTGCCCGGCCAGATATCAGCAAGTTTCCGCGCAGATCACCGAAACTGAAGTCTGGGACCGGTCAGCGTCTGCGTGTCGGTTACCTGTCTTCGGATCTTCGCGATCATGCAGTTGGTTTTGCGCTTGTCGAGGTCCTGGAACTTCATGACAAAAACAGCATCGAGGTTTTCGCTTATTACTGCGGCAACGTGCGCAACGCCGATAGCACACAGGAGCGCATCAAAGCTTCCGTCCATTGCTGGCGGGATATTCATGGCATGGATGATGCCGCAGCCGCATCACAGATCATTTCCGATGAAATCGATATCCTGATCGACGTCAACGGCTACACCAAAGACGCCCGCACGAAGATCTTCGCCTATCGTCCTGCACCTGTCATCGTCAGCTTCTGCGGTTATCCCGGATCGACGGGAAGCCCGTTCCATCAGTACCTGATTTCTGATGGCTACATGATCCCGCCGGAGAACGACATCTATTATTCCGAGAAGGTCCTGCGCATCGCGTGTGACCAGCCACTCGACCGCAAGCGGCCGATCGCCGCCCGGCCAACCCGAGCCGAGGTCGGCCTGCCCGACGATGCATTCGTCTATGCAAGCTTCAACGGCATGCAAAAGATCACCGAAAACTGCTTTGCACGCTGGATGGCGATCCTGTCGCAGACGCCCGGCAGCCTGTTGTGGTTGTTGACAGGCGATGAGGACGTCAATCAGCGCCTCAGAGATATCGCAGAAAAATGCGGCGTTGCGTCTGACCGGCTGGTATTTGCACCGAAGGTGCCGAACCCGATGCATATAGCCCGTATCGGCGTCGCGGACCTGTTTCTCGATACCTTCCCTTACGGCGCCCATTCGACGGCGGCGGATGCGATAACATCGGGCCTGCCCGTTCTGACGATGCCCGGCAAGACATTTGCAGCACGCTTCTGCGGCAGCATCGTCACCGCGGCCGGTGTGCCCGAAATGCTCTGCTCTTCGCCTGAGGACTACGTCGCCCGCGCCATCGGCTTCGAACGCGACCGCAAGAGCCTGCTGGACGTTCGGGAATCGATCGCACGGCAACGAGAGACCAGTGTCCTGCGCGATATCCCGGCTCTCGCGCGCCGTCTGGAGGAACTGTTCTGGCAAATGCAGGGCGAATGTGAACGCGGCGAAACACCCGTGCCAGATCTCAGCAATCTCGATCTCTATTATGAAGTCGGTGCGGAAGCCGTTCTCGAGAACATCGAGTTTGAGGACGAGCAGAGCTACCGCAGACGCTATCTGAAAAAATTGAGCCAATGGCACGACTACGCGCCGATCCCATACGACAGCCGCCTCTGGCAAAAGCCGGACGCCTGA
- the glf gene encoding UDP-galactopyranose mutase: MSADERIVIVGAGLSGAVIGRELASAGHQVEIIDVRDHIAGNCHTERDSETGVMVHVYGPHIFHTDDKEVWDYVNSFQTFMPYKNRVKTTSNENVYSLPVNLHTINQFFGKNFRPDEARSFIDEKADKSITDPQTFEEQALRFVGRDLYEAFFKGYTEKQWGCSPTDLPASILKRLPVRFNYDDNYFFHKYQGMPETGYTDMIERILDHPNITVRLGTRFDRSETSASKHVFYSGPLDGYFDFEYGRLAYRTLDFERFTYEGDYQGCAVMNYGDVSVPFTRITEHKHFSPWEDHAGSVCYREFSRECGPDDIPYYPIRLVEDKEQLAEYVARAEDEKSVTFVGRLGTYRYLDMDVTIREALDTARLYLAKRSEGATMPAFLHSPV, encoded by the coding sequence ATGAGCGCGGACGAAAGAATTGTCATTGTGGGCGCCGGGCTTTCAGGCGCCGTCATTGGACGAGAGCTCGCATCGGCAGGCCATCAGGTGGAAATCATCGACGTCCGCGACCACATTGCTGGAAATTGTCACACAGAGCGTGACAGCGAGACCGGCGTCATGGTGCATGTTTACGGCCCGCACATCTTTCACACCGACGACAAGGAAGTCTGGGACTACGTGAACAGCTTCCAGACGTTCATGCCTTACAAGAACCGCGTCAAGACCACGAGCAACGAGAACGTCTATTCCCTGCCGGTCAATCTGCACACAATCAACCAGTTCTTTGGCAAGAATTTCCGGCCCGATGAAGCGCGTAGCTTTATCGATGAAAAAGCCGACAAGTCGATTACCGATCCACAGACATTCGAGGAGCAGGCACTGCGCTTCGTCGGTCGCGATCTCTACGAGGCCTTTTTCAAGGGCTATACGGAAAAACAATGGGGTTGCTCGCCGACGGACCTGCCCGCCTCGATCCTGAAACGTCTGCCCGTGCGTTTCAACTATGACGACAACTACTTCTTCCACAAATATCAGGGCATGCCGGAAACCGGCTACACGGATATGATCGAGCGTATCCTCGACCATCCGAACATCACCGTCAGACTTGGCACCCGGTTTGATCGCTCTGAGACTTCAGCCTCCAAACACGTCTTCTATTCGGGTCCGCTCGATGGCTACTTCGACTTCGAATACGGCCGTCTTGCCTACCGGACGCTCGACTTCGAACGCTTTACCTATGAAGGCGATTATCAGGGCTGCGCGGTCATGAACTACGGCGACGTTTCCGTCCCTTTCACCCGCATTACCGAGCACAAACACTTTTCTCCTTGGGAAGATCATGCCGGCTCCGTGTGCTACAGAGAGTTTTCGCGCGAATGCGGCCCTGATGACATTCCTTATTATCCCATTCGCCTGGTCGAAGATAAGGAACAGCTTGCCGAATACGTCGCGCGCGCCGAAGACGAAAAATCGGTGACCTTCGTCGGGCGTCTCGGAACATATCGTTATCTCGACATGGACGTCACCATCCGTGAGGCGCTCGATACTGCCCGTCTCTACCTTGCCAAGCGATCAGAAGGTGCGACCATGCCGGCGTTCCTGCACTCGCCGGTCTGA